A stretch of Miscanthus floridulus cultivar M001 chromosome 13, ASM1932011v1, whole genome shotgun sequence DNA encodes these proteins:
- the LOC136501062 gene encoding LOB domain-containing protein 29-like, translating to MTGLGSPCGACKFLRRKCVKGCVFTPYFCHEQGAAHFAAIHKVFGASNASKLLMHLPISDRCEAAVTMSYEAQARLQDPIYGCVAHIFSLQQQVVSLQAELESFKALATQGYGDGSLAPNPQKENCERLAPYIQDGQLFFHPTTANNSSVKSERQLYFANDYFTSTSTQHSEGYEPDLCMPDYYNNSNPSCTTQGSGYHDMDDLQSVAFAYLHEA from the exons ATGACAGGCCTTGGCTCACCATGTGGTGCGTGCAAGTTCCTACGCAGGAAGTGTGTGAAGGGGTGTGTCTTCACTCCATACTTCTGTCATGAGCAAGGGGCTGCACACTTTGCTGCTATCCATAAGGTCTTTGGGGCTAGCAATGCCTCAAAGCTCCTAATGCATCTCCCAATAAGTGACCGCTGCGAGGCTGCAGTCACTATGTCATATGAGGCGCAGGCTAGGCTTCAGGATCCCATATATGGCTGTGTTGCTCACATCTTTTCTCTGCAACAACAG GTGGTCAGTCTGCAAGCAGAACTAGAGTCTTTCAAAGCTCTAGCAACACAAGGATATGGAGATGGATCCTTGGCACCAAACCCTCAGAAAGAAAACTGTGAAAGATTAGCACCTTACATTCAAGACGGGCAGCTCTTTTTCCACCCAACAACGGCAAACAATTCTTCAGTAAAGAGTGAGAGGCAGTTATACTTTGCAAATGACTACTTCACATCAACATCAACTCAACATTCTGAAGGTTATGAGCCAGATTTATGCATGCCTGACTACTACAACAACAGCAATCCTTCTTGCACCACGCAAGGGAGTGGGTATCATGATATGGATGACCTTCAGTCAGTAGCCTTTGCCTATCTGCACGAAGCATGA
- the LOC136501064 gene encoding bet1-like SNARE 1-1, which produces MNSRRDFRSHRAALFDGIEEGGVRAPAYSSREIHEHENDQALDSLHDRVSVLKRLTGDIHEEVENHNRMLDRMGNDMDASRGFLSGTVDKFKMVFETKSSRRMATMVASFIAAFLLIYYLTK; this is translated from the exons ATGAACTCGAGGAG GGACTTCCGCAGCCATAGAGCTGCTTTATTTGATGGCATTGAAGAAGGTGGGGTGAGAGCTCCTGCTTATTCTTCTCGTGAAATTCATGAGCATGAGAATGATCAAGCTCTGGACAGTTTGCATGATAGGGTCAGCGTTCTCAAAAGA TTGACTGGCGATATACATGAAGAAGTGGAGAATCATAACCGGATGCTGGACAGAATG GGTAATGATATGGATGCTTCGAGAGGATTTCTTTCCGGGACAGTGGACAAGTTCAAGATG GTTTTCGAGACAAAATCAAGCCGCAGGATGGCAACCATGGTGGCATCCTTCATTGCTGCCTTCTTGCTCATATACTACCTTACCAAGTAG